TTTGTATGTGTGATCCAAAACAATACGATATTTTTTATCATCTTTTATTTAATTCAATCATAGATTTTGACAGtaccaataatatttttttggtaaaataaacataaaaaccaCTCACAAAAGTCTTTATTTTGATTATCACATAATCATTTAAAAcagtaaattaattttgatattatggctttatgtttttttttctaaaagcaAAAAATCTTTTGTATTTCTGTAGATgcctttaacaagttcaaagatgaGGGAGGAAGTTTCATGTCTACGTTGGGCAGTGATGTGAAGGGACTACTAAGCTTGTACAACGCAGCCTATCTTGGGACTCATGGGGAGATCATTCTTGATGAAGCCATCTCTTTTACGAAGAATAACCTAGTGTCTGCATTAGCTGATCTTAAACCACCATTAACAACGCAAGTGTCTCTCGACCTCGAGACACCTCTCTGTAGAAGAATGAGAAGGCTCTTGGCAAGAGATTACATCTCCATCTACCAAGAGGACGCCACACGAGATGATGCCATCCTGGAGCTTGCAAAGTTGGACTTCAATTTGTTGCAATCTCTTCATCGCGAGGAACTTAAGAACATCACCAAGTAAGCTCCTCCTCAATTCTGAATTCCTTGGAGCTATATTTCTTCTGGATTTTCATAAAGAAAAAAGATACAATCAAGTTGCAAATGTAAACAAGTGCAGGCTAATTGCTGAGATTGGTTTCTCCTCCCTTCAAATTTAAATTGATATGTAATACCATTTTGATTTGTGAACGACTTGAAGGTGGTGGAATGATTTAGCCCCCTCAAAAAATCTCAGTTTCGCTCGAGATCGATTGGTGGAATGTTACTTCTCGATTCTGGGAGTATACTTTGAACCCTACTATTCTCATGCACGAGTGATAACGACCAAGGTGGCTGCCCTTACTTCAATTCTGGACGACATATATGATGTCTATAGCACATTGGAGGAGAGTCAACGACTTACTGAGGCAATTCAAAGGTTCACAAATCTCTTATGGATGGATATATTACATTTTACTATCATGGATCAACAAATGATAACAAAAAGTACCACTAATAATAtcacataataaaataaaatattgtatAATAGTTTTATTCATTGTGTATAGCAAAATAACAACATGTATGTTTATGTTCTATTTTTCTAAAGTGGTGAAACTAATACATATGCAGGTGGGATGCAAAGGTTGTTCATCAATTACCAGAGTACATGAAAGATTATTATCTAAAGCTAATGCACACctttgaagagtttgaagatttatTGGCTTCCAGTGAGAAATATCGCATAACCTATCTAAAGAAAGCGGTGAGTGATGAGATTATAATGTTCATCTTACTTTCACTTTTATTAATTAGCATTACATGAGTAATAAACAAATACACTAATGGCCAATGCAAAGAATAAGCGTTTGAGATGCGACAATATTGAACTTAGATTGTCTGACTCGTAGATGCTACTCATGCATTACCAACATTAAGGAATGGTTTTGTTTTACTTGGGTACAGATGAAAGATTTATCTGAAGCTTATTTTGAGGAATCCAAATGGAGAGATCAACATTATGTACCGACTTTGGAAGAACATCTACATGTTTCCCTCATAAGTTCAGTATATCCTATGCTCGAATGTGCCTCTTTCGTTGGAATGGGAGAAATAGCAACTAAGGAGGCATCTCAATGGATTACTAGTTTCCCAAAAATTGTCCAAGCTTCTGCAATAATTGCTCGTATCATGAATGACATTACTTCACACGAGGTATGGTCATAATATAATCTTCTGTGTTTTATATCATATAAACATTTTTCATAGTAAATTTTGCACTGATTTTTGTCATAGTAGAAATATgagaacacaaaaaaaaagaaaaaaaataatatacattCTCCAATTAGATGAGATGGACCATAATTGAGGTTTAATAGGTAATCTCCAAAGGTTGTCTTCAATATTCCTTGTATTTATCACCTCAAAAGcatttcttgtgtcactcaattgcattatcaaagttttgctgaactccttaaatgattttatattaagaAATCTAGTACAAATGAAAAAACTCAAGTTCGTAAGCTTCCAAATCTGTAGATTCCCAAATTCCTCTCATCTACACCTTGTTATCGATAATAGTCTCttattatgttttaatataaTGATCATGTAAATCCTGAAAGGATCCCTCAGAATTCAGTTTGAAGAACTTTAATCCTCTTTTTTCATGAAATTTGCAGTTGGAACAAACTAGGGAACATGTTGCCTCCACAGTCCAATGCTACATGAAAGAGTACGGAACAAATATGCATGTGGCATGTAAGAAGCTCCGAGGTCTAGCTGACGATGCATGGAAGGATATAAACAAAGAGTGCCTCAATCCAGTTGCATTCTCCATTGATTTACTTGAAAGGATTGTTAATTTTTCACGaataatagaaaatatatataagtatatcgaTGGATACACCAACTCCTCTACAAAGATGAAGGAATACATCTCCTCGTTACTTGTACAACCTATTCCAAGTTAATTGTATGACGATGCTTGCTTCTTTTATTGatcctttattctgaaatatatttAAGCCTTTGTAAACTAAAGGCTGCAGGTAAAGTGAACGTTTACTGTAATAGCCCTGTGAAGCTCAAGCCAGTGTTATCTATGGAAAACAGAAATCCTTGCTTAACAGTAGGTCAAAGCAATTTGCAAGTTGCTGGTATACTGCTCACTCTTTTGAGTCCTTCAATTTGCAAGTTCAAACCATGTTTATCGTGAAGACAATAAGGTTAAAGCCACTGTTAGCTCGAATAATGCTTTTCCATCATTGCTCTCCTGTCTTTTAAGCTATGCTATTTCAGAAACTCCTTGTATTAGGCTAATGAAGCAATAAATTTGTTTATTCTTTTTGGAAAACACAATTTGCAAGTTGCTGGTTAATTCTTGCGGCTTACCTAAATGATAATTACTCTGTGGAAGAACTTGTAGGCCTACTGCTTGCCAACTTTAGAAAGGCTCTTGAAGTTGTTACTCTAAAAAGAATGTAGGAAAGATGCGGTTgggttttgtatatatatatatacatatatatatacatatgtatacatatatgtatacatatgtatatacatatgtatacatatatgtatacatatgtatatacatatgtatatatatatatatatatatatatatatataaacatatatatatacatatgtatacatatatatatacatatgtatatatatgtatatgtatatgtatatgtatatatacatatccatatacatatacatacatatacatatgatttgtgttttttttcaagaagcaaaattatATTAGCTAAACTATAAAATTACAAATGGAGCTGCGCAAATCAGAGCACAAAAAATAAACCAATTGAGAGGGTCACTCCTCTCTCTGAAAATATATAGCTTTTGTCCATGTAGCATGTGAAGCTAGCCACTTGGCAGTTTCATTTCATTCTTTATATACATGCGTCACAAGAATGATGCTTCCTAGGAGattaagtcaaaaaaaaaaaatttcaattaaATTTTAGGAGAACGAAGAGGAACCTTTTCTTAAGTCTATTGGCTGTGCTTGGATATTATTTTGCAAATAATGTTACAAAGGGTGAAGGGTCTATAATCTATGATCATGGTGGCATTGATATTTTTGGGAATGAGCAACATGTGGGTTTTAGGTAAAATGTATTAATCATTGTGAAAGCTACATAATACTTAATGAATCATAACTTTTAATTCATTCTAGTACCTATggtaaaatattttacacaatgAATCCGTTCGGTCTAAGACTCTTGCCAAGGCCCATTTGGTTGAGAGCAATAATAATCTCATCCAATAAGAATGGTTTACGAAGACTGATATGATTAGTAGAGAAAATACTTGCAAGTTAAGACAAGTATGGCATTCGAGAGGAGAGACCTGTTGATAGTAATCCAAAGGTTGGTGCACTAAGTAGCAAAAGAAAGAGAATCTATGTGTTTGACTTCATTCGAGTCATAGTTAATGATCAGGTGGATAGAGTTCATCCTCTCTTGAGGttgaaaattttatgaaaaaaattagagTTGAGTAACAGAGTTGTCTGTTAAGGATTATGCCCTTATTACATAGTAAAGTGAGTCCCTTCCTGAGAGGGAAAGAGAGGCATCCTTGGCTTCAACAGTAGTGATCTCTTCCGAATTGGATTTTATAAGGATTTCTGCCTTGCTTTAATAACGATGTCAGCTATATTTGCTCCATGATTATTTTGAtacatgataaaaatatttaatccgACAACACATGTTCTGATCAAAATATTATGGTTTGGTGACTAAAAAATAGAGTCATAACATTAAAAAATAGAGTCATAACATTTTTGTGATGTCGCCGCTAAAATATTTCCATTCTTTgatcataaatttcaaaatttttaaatcattttagtaTATATTAGACTATAACGTATTTCTTGATTTTTGGCGGTGGAATTGAGAATGAAAATGATTGAGAATGTGTAGGTCTTCCTTCTTGTACTCAAAACATGTTGAATTTTATTTGactcaaattcaaataaatacATGTTTCCATCAACCGACGACTAGTTGTTTTGGACGTCAATTTGTGAGTATGTTTTCGTGTTTGATTCCTTTCGACATTATCTCTTCTCGATGGTGAATGATTAGCGTCTGATGATCGGCCCAAATACTGTTTTATTAAAGATGATAAAAAAGGTCATCATCTTTTTCTTGAAGATGATAAAAAAGGTCGTTTTTTATGGATAGCACAGACAAATACTGTTTTATTAAAGGAAATGAGCATATTACTTGGGGACACGTAATATCCTTGTTGTCTGAGCAGCCGAAACCAGAGAGCAGTGTGGTAAAGACCATGGTCGTCAATATTAGCATCATGGATTCGACTTATTGCTTAGCTTATTTCCTTCTGAAAGTgataatccaatccaagaagctggattgaatcaATCAATTCCATGGTCTGCAGTGATAGGGCCTATTTTGGGTTCAAGACATGCCACACCCGGTGTCACACGTCAGGTCAGAATCAGTACGACGTCGGCTCTGACCCCACAGAGCACGTCGTCGTGTTtcgagctcagatggccctctacggcACGTCCGATGCCCTAATGTGCCACACATTTCCGACCACCTTCAGGGGACCAGCCTGAACGTGGTTCAGTCGGCTGCGCCCCTCCTTGATCTCATCATTCGACCAGCCCGCAAGGGAGTTGGAGCAGAATTTCCTCACCAATGTGCGGCCCAGGCCTTCCGTGGCCGCTTTACTCTCGTTGTCCCAATGCGAAGATGAGTCGCTCTcccaatttgtggcatgcttcgcCACTAAAATCCAAGGATTCTtggacgctcacccctctttaaTTACGTAGGTGTTCCTAATGGGCTTGAAGCCTTTAAGATAATGATTACGTAGCTTCAAATTTATTTCTTAAgctttaaattatatattttattcatataagttatgttatttttgtaatcGAACACACTTATATTTCACTTTTATTCTAATTATTTTATGTATAAAACCATATTTTCTTTTTACGAAATAAATCAGATCAAATGTGTCACGCGGCTAAATGGAAGACCTACACATTCTCAATCATTTTCATTCTCAATTCCACCACCAAATATCAAGAAATACATTATAGTCTAATATAtactaaaatgatttaaaaaatttgaAATTTATGATCAAAGAACGGAAATTTTTTAGCGGCGACATCACAAAAATGTTATGATGCTATTTTTTAGTCACCAAACCATAATATTTTGATCAAGAACATGATGTGTTGTcggattaaataattttatcatgtatCAAAATAATCACGGAGCAAATATAGCTGACATCATTATTACATCAAAATAATCATGGAGCAAATATAGCTGACATCATTATTACATCAAAATAATCATGGAGCAAATATAGCTGACATCATTATTACATCAAAATAATCATGGAGCAAATATCAGCCTTGGTAGACCATTCTCATTGGATGAGATTATTATTGCTCTCGACCAAATGGACCGAACGGCTTCATCGTCTAATTTTACCATGGGTTCTAGAATGAACTAAAAGTCCTGATTCATTAGGTATTAAGTAGCTTTCACAATGATTGTTACATTTTACCTAAAACCCACATGTTGCTCATTCCCAAAAATATCAATGCCACCATGATCATAGATTATAGACCCTTCACCCTTTCTAACATTATTTGCAAAATAATATTCAAGCTCAGCCAATAGACTTAAGGAAATAATATCCGAGAAATTGATTGTACTACAATTAAAGCACATGATACTGTAATAGTGAAAGGATTAGCAATTCTTTTGAAGCCCTAAATATGCTTCAGCTAACATGATCAATTGTGTAAACGGCTATACATACGCATCTGATTCCTAGATAGCAATTCTTGAAGCCCTACATTTTACAGAGCAGGAGGGCTTAAGCAAGATTTGGATATGCTCTGAGTCTGCTGTCTTGACTGATGCTACCCTTCGTACGAGCGCAACTTAACACTTCTGGTCACaatcatctttttttgtttttgggaaGGCTGATGCGACAGCCCTGTCGAGCAGCTGTAACTCTCTTTCTTCAAGTGCCACTTCATTctctttttcccaaaaaaaaaaacaaaactgtaGCTGTAGCTCACATATAAGTCCAAATGTACATCTCATTTGAGGCTGCAGTTACAGGTGACTCCCCGTATTGAAGTCATCCACCACAGAGAAGAGATAAGCACATCTACGTGTTCGCCGAAGTGCGTCAAACACGAAAACAGACTCACAAAGTATTTATTTGAATACTTGTATTTATTTGATGGAAACACgtatttatttgaatttgagtCAAGTAAAATCCAACATGTTTTGAGTATAATTTTTCTATATTAAGTAAAATACAAATCTGATCTTCAAGttgaattccaacatgttttcttttatttaaatatgttaaatatAATTTAAGCAGATAAGATGAATACatatcgatttttaacttatttaaGTTTAAGATTTAAGTCAGGAAAATAATCcttaaatatttaaaagtaagATTGTATATCCCGATCCCACATTGGTGAGAGCTTTTGAGTACGtccttttttaatttaaaattagctaattattatttaaatatttaaattggaTTCGAGTATATACTTTTAATTAAAATCCAATTGATCTCATTGCTAAATCACAAATGAATTATATAGCGTGATAGATTTATTTCTTCATTATTAATGGGCTAGTAGGAGGAACATAACCTCATACCGGTCCCCTTTCACGTAACCATCATAGTTTCATTGAGATTGATGGAGCTAACAAAGAACCTTATATGTTAGTCATGGACCACCATGAGGAATACGACCTCAGACTCTCTGTGACGGGGCCATGTGTGGATGCAATCGTTTTTTTAGTCATAGGAAATTGACAGACGATCGATGAATGACAAAGAGGAGCATAACCTCCACAAAGTGGATAGTTGTGGCTAAGAGTTGTTTTTCTACTACAACTACCGAatgttttttcttataaattccAACACGAGGCAATAGGCTCTCGCCACCTCCCGGGTTTAGTTTCGACGTAAAAAATGGAGACTATGGGATTGCAGTCACTTGGTCCAGGTGATGAGGTTGTGGTTCGCAAGTCTGCAGCCTTTCATCCGAGCGTGTGTGGAGACTACTTTATCATGTTATACCACTTGACGATATCAGATTAGCTGATAACAAAACATTCGATGAATAGTATATACGCAGCAGATTTAGATGATCTAACAATACGTACATCCAGATTTAGATAATCTCCAAAACGTTCAATGAATGATATGTACACAGTAGATTAGCTGATAACGATTAATAGTATGACCATGAAATCAAATCCCGTTTGCTAATGGTGAAAGAAAATAAACCCTATTGAATCTACATTGCTTAGGTCATACATCCTTGGGTTTCGTAATGATggcataaatatatcattatagaTTCGAATAATTCATAGATTTAAGTTTATCCCATGTCGGCCTCGCCAAGCATGTGAGAGCATCGACATGTGGGCAATCAACTTCCAAATCCTTTCATCTAAAAATCTcatgtgaactttttttttttttgtatgttaacATATTTATATCAAAGAGACGATCCCTCGTGCACCTTCTATGAAATTAGTAATTGCTGCTTTAGTACTATGCCGTGGCCACACACATCCACATGTGGGAAAAATATTTGAGAATTCTATTACTGAAACTTGATTACTCCGAACAACAAAATCTATAGATTCCTTGATTATATCTTAATCTtaacaacaaatcaaaatgaaactattgaaCTTAATATCTACTTTGATaggatttggaattcctcgctcaATATTATGCTCAAAATTGGTCTCAAACACCTTCTCTAGCATGAACCCTTTTGTGTTTTAATTTGTCGTTATGTtatgtcatgttattttttaattaattattttatatatccttGCATATGGCGCAATGTGATTGTAATTAAATATTACAAATATCTATCTCAGGCGACAAAATCCAGACATTGAACATGGCAGTAGGTGTTGCGACAACATCTTTGTGAGGGGGAAGCCATCTTGAGTAGGTGTTGCCGCAGCATCTTTGTGAGAGGGAAGCCATCTAGAGAAGttactgatggggatataaacaagaataacttttatatatgaataaatactagaagaccataatacgcagcagaattaaatgaaaccacaatcaaatagaacaccaagatatatgtggaaaactccttcaatgtgaagggtaaaaactacggggcaaactaaagataatccactatgagaataatgaatatacaaatctcaatctcttgccctaaaccctagcaacaatcataagagaataattgggatacaaggatcacgtcattacttacaatatctaaaaccttcctaagtaatcacagtaagagtctactatagatttgatctaacctgagatgagaacactgctagatgattgagaacagcctctctgcgttatccttatcttcttccctttctttctcttccttttctgccttgtttttgtttcttttctttggaatcctgtGGCTGTTCTTTTCTCCCATGTTGCTGCCCTATTTGTGCCTTTTTTTGCCTCCAAAAAATAGCCACCACGCCtctctaatgttaattagggttaggttaagagggggtgtgggctgtgggctgcccaagcccactatgggctgaatctgtgggttgccagcccaacaacctcccccttcagcccataagaattctttcatccataacatttctttgcatacctctgtagcagcattatattctgcttctatggtagagagagcaatacacctttgcaacctagattgccatgacacagctccccctgtaaaagtaagtacataacctgaagtagactttcttgtatctatatctcttgtcatatctgcatctgtgtatcctatcaacacatgtggtccacctccaaagcttaaacaaaccttagagctccctttgagatatctaaaaattcacttcattactgcccagtgctctttgcttggatttgcaagaaatctgctagtaacaccaactgcatatgtgatatctggcctcgtacataccattacatatattaaacttccaactactgaagcataaggaatcttttgcattttctccttctcctcatcagttgacggactctgttctgagcccaACTTGAAGTGACATGCAAGAGGAGAAccgactggttttgcattgctcatactgaatctttccaatatcttctcgatgtatttctcctgtgacaaccaaattttcttatttttcctgtcacgggaaatctgcatacctagtatttgctttgctggccccatgtccttcattgcaaaagactcactcagttccttcttcaacctatcaattttagacgtatcttttccaagaataagcatgtcatcaacataaagtaagagaataataaaatcctcaccaaaccatttgatgtacacacaatgatttgaagccgttcttttgtatccattttctatcataaatgaatcaaactttctataccactgtcttggagcttgctttagcccatacaagctcttcttcaatttgcagacaaagttctctttacctttaactttgaagccttctagttgctccatataaatttcctcctccaaatccccatgaaggaaagctgtcttcacatctaactgctcaacctccaagtcctggctagcaacaATAcctagagcaacacgaatagaagacattttaacaacaggagaaaaatctcttcaaagtcaatacctttcttttgaccaaagcttttcacaaccaatctagctttgtactttggttaagaataatattcttgagccttcaacctgaaaactcacttgttcttcaaggccttcattccatttggtagtagcaccaaatcataagtgtggttcttctgaagagcatccatctcttcctgcatagcaactaaccacttctctttctgcttactttcaactgcttcctggtaactctctggttcacctgcat
This DNA window, taken from Musa acuminata AAA Group cultivar baxijiao chromosome BXJ3-7, Cavendish_Baxijiao_AAA, whole genome shotgun sequence, encodes the following:
- the LOC103992313 gene encoding alpha-humulene synthase-like isoform X2, whose translation is MRLWIVSLQAIIRACGETTSSYTASRPLKHRMKERAEELRGQVKSMFDDTTDLLQTMELIDSIQLLGLDYHFQKEISEALSRIHDADIDDHGLYHTALWFRLLRQHGHYVSPNAFNKFKDEGGSFMSTLGSDVKGLLSLYNAAYLGTHGEIILDEAISFTKNNLVSALADLKPPLTTQVSLDLETPLCRRMRRLLARDYISIYQEDATRDDAILELAKLDFNLLQSLHREELKNITKWWNDLAPSKNLSFARDRLVECYFSILGVYFEPYYSHARVITTKVAALTSILDDIYDVYSTLEESQRLTEAIQRWDAKVVHQLPEYMKDYYLKLMHTFEEFEDLLASSEKYRITYLKKAMKDLSEAYFEESKWRDQHYVPTLEEHLHVSLISSVYPMLECASFVGMGEIATKEASQWITSFPKIVQASAIIARIMNDITSHELEQTREHVASTVQCYMKEYGTNMHVACKKLRGLADDAWKDINKECLNPVAFSIDLLERIVNFSRIIENIYKYIDGYTNSSTKMKEYISSLLVQPIPS
- the LOC103992313 gene encoding alpha-humulene synthase-like isoform X1, whose product is METMGLQSLAPGDEVVDRKSAGYHPSVWGDYFILHGQSSPQTQKCDARMKERAEELRGQVKSMFDDTTDLLQTMELIDSIQLLGLDYHFQKEISEALSRIHDADIDDHGLYHTALWFRLLRQHGHYVSPNAFNKFKDEGGSFMSTLGSDVKGLLSLYNAAYLGTHGEIILDEAISFTKNNLVSALADLKPPLTTQVSLDLETPLCRRMRRLLARDYISIYQEDATRDDAILELAKLDFNLLQSLHREELKNITKWWNDLAPSKNLSFARDRLVECYFSILGVYFEPYYSHARVITTKVAALTSILDDIYDVYSTLEESQRLTEAIQRWDAKVVHQLPEYMKDYYLKLMHTFEEFEDLLASSEKYRITYLKKAMKDLSEAYFEESKWRDQHYVPTLEEHLHVSLISSVYPMLECASFVGMGEIATKEASQWITSFPKIVQASAIIARIMNDITSHELEQTREHVASTVQCYMKEYGTNMHVACKKLRGLADDAWKDINKECLNPVAFSIDLLERIVNFSRIIENIYKYIDGYTNSSTKMKEYISSLLVQPIPS